Genomic DNA from Thalassoroseus pseudoceratinae:
TCAATCTATTTTGATAACATTTCGTGGTATGGGACTGGGCATGTCGCACCGTCATTGCGTGATCCACGGAAAGTCTATCAACGGTTGTTTTCAAGTCGTGGGGACGCACAAACACGTGCGATCACCGATCTCGTTTTGCAAGATGCCAACGATTTGAAGCGAGACCTTGGGTACGCAGACCGTGAAAAGTTCACTGAGTATTTTGATTCGATTCGAACGATCGAGACGCAGATGTCACGTCTCGAAAAGATGAAGTCAGAATTGGCGAAGGTCTCTATTGAGGAACCACCAGAAGCGTACCTGCCACGCGGGGAATATATTCGACTGATGGGAGATTTGATGGTGGTGGCCCTTCAAACAGGACTGACGAATGTCGCGACATTCATGGTCGGTCCGGAGCGTTGGGACACGCCGTATATGTTTGAGGGGTTGTTCGACAAGCCACGAAGTCATCATCAGATGTCACACAATCAAACCAAGATGATCGACGATCTATTGGAAGTCGATAAGTTTCATATGCAACAATACGTCTATCTATTAGAGAAGATGGATCAGGTTGACCAGGCTGATGGAACGTCGCTTCTTGATAACACGTTGGTGACTTATGGGTCCGGATTAGGGGATGGTTCGACGCATCAGTACAATGATCTGCCCATCATTGTCGCCGGTGGTGGGAAACGCCTGAAGTCCGGTCAACACATCAATATGCCAGAAGGTACACCGCTCGCTAACCTGTGGCTGACTCAGGCCCAGATGTTAGGTTTACCGATTCAAGAATTCGCTGACAGCACCGGCACAATCGAGGCTTTGATCGCGTAGTCTTAGAAGTGCCATTCGGAATAGAGTCGCGATCGGAAGTCTTTCCATTCATCTTTGTGGACTGGTTTTTCCTCTTGGCCTTCAACGCGTTTGCAGATCCAATCGTCCATGCGGGCCAGCCGCTCGGAGAGGATGCGGTTTAAGTTGACCGCGATGCGATAAGCGGCGGATGAACCTGTCTCAATCAACTCGTCGAATTCCTCACGGGGCAGTGAGAACAGTTTCACGGGAGTCAATGATTTGACAGAAGCCGAGTGCGGCCCGGGACGGAAAAACGACATCTCACCGAAGACCGCCCCGGTCTCCAGGACTGCGAGTTGTTGATGCCCGTCTTCGTCGACGGCTTTGACAACCTCGCATTGGCCTTGAATCAGGATCCACAACTGCTGGACGGATTTGCCTTCGCGAAGAATGACTTCGTCTTTGGGGAATTCCACTGTATGAAGCAAGGTGACAACTTGCTTCAATTCGGCGTTGCTCATTTCCTGAAACAGCACGCAAGACCGGCGGAGTTGTTCGGAGATGTCAGCGAGATGCACAAGATTTGAAGGTTCACCCTGTGAAGACATGGTATTCAATCTTTCCGTCAGTAACCGTGTAGTTATCAGTCGTCGGAATTTTTACAAGCCGCCTAGAACCGTCGCGCGTCCGACCCGTCCAATCCCAAGTAAATAGGCCGCTGTTCTGAGCGAAACGTGCTTCGCCTCAGCGATTTCCCAAACTTTTTCGAATGCGCTGAGCATGATCTTATCGAGTTCCTTTCGCACACGGGAGAGTTCCCATTTGAAGTGCTGGCAGTTTTGGACCCACTCGAAGTAACTCACCGTCACACCGCCGGCGTTCGCGAGGACATCGGGCAGCACGAGGATCTCGCGTCGCGCTAGAATCTCATCCGCTTCCGGTGTGGTCGGATTGTTGGCCGCTTCAATGATGATGTTCGCACGCACATCGTCCACATTCTCCGCCGTGATGACATTCCCCAACGCCGCCGGGATGAGCACATCAACTTCCGATGCCAGAAGTTCTTCGTTGGTGATCGACTCCGCATCCGCAAAATCGACGACTTTGCCCGTGCGTGCGACGTGTTCGCACAATGCGTCGATATCCAAACCGTTTGACGTTGTGACTCCACCAAACGCATCGGTGACAGCGACGATCTTCAATCCACGCTCGGCAAGAAACCGTGCCGCATACGAACCGACGTTACCGAAACCTTGTAACGCGACCGTTGTGCCAACTGGATCTAACTGACGTTTCTCGAGCGTGGCGATCGTGAGTTGAGCAACGCCGCGTCCGGTGGCTTCTTCACGGCCTTCCGCACCGTGTAATTCGACAGGTTTGCCCGTAACGCACGCAGGGTTGAAACCGTGGAACTTCTGGTACTGGTTCATGATCCAAGCCATGACCTGGGCGTTTGTGCCCATGTCGGGGGCTGGAATATCTTTGTGTGGGCCGATCATGTCGTGAATTTCATCGACGAATTTTCGCGTGACTCGTTCCAATTCTCCGTGACTGAGTTCCCGAACGTTGACGGCAATTCCCCCCTTCGCACCGCCGTACGGAATGTTCACGATGGCGGTTTTCCAGGTCATCAGTGTCGCGAGCGCCAAAACTTCGTCGGCGTCCACTTCGTGGTGAAACCGGAGTCCACCCTTCATTGGTCCGCGAGCGCTGTCGTGCTGCATCCGAAAGCCGATGAACGTGGCGATTTCTCCGTTATCGCGTTCGACTGCCACTTGAACCTTGATTTCACGCTCCGGCGTTAGCAGCAGTTTTTGCATATTCGCGGACAAACCCATTCGGTCGACCGCGTCTTCGAAGTAACGGGATACGCTTTGATAGGAAGAACTCATTGGCTGTTCTTTTCCAGAAGGGAATTTCCGTCGCAACACCTGAATTCTAGGCGGCTGAAACCAAACGTGACAGTCGGACTTCCGTAGACGATGGATGAAATCGTCTTCGTTGACTTGCGACAACTGCGGGAGTATCGTGAAAAATCAATTCTGAATCTATTGCGTTTTCTCGTTGCGCTCGTGAGGTTTTCCTATGTTGAGTCGCTGGCTGTGTTTAGCCACTTTGGTTTTTGCGTGTGGTTTCATCGGTTGTGCGGGGGAATCCCCGGAAGCGAAGAAACAGCGAATTGTGATTCTCACCAATGGGGACCACCCCTTCTGGAACGCCTGCGAAGCCGGGGCCCGGGAAGCCGCCAAGGAATTGGCATTGGCCGACGACAACCTCGAACTCTCCTTCGAGCGAGCCGACTTCACCGTGAAAGGCCAAGTTGACAAACTTCGGCAATACGGGTTGGCAACGGACATCGTCGCACTTGGGATTTCCGTCTACGACAACACGAATCCCGCGATCGCCGA
This window encodes:
- a CDS encoding cyclic nucleotide-binding domain-containing protein; protein product: MSSQGEPSNLVHLADISEQLRRSCVLFQEMSNAELKQVVTLLHTVEFPKDEVILREGKSVQQLWILIQGQCEVVKAVDEDGHQQLAVLETGAVFGEMSFFRPGPHSASVKSLTPVKLFSLPREEFDELIETGSSAAYRIAVNLNRILSERLARMDDWICKRVEGQEEKPVHKDEWKDFRSRLYSEWHF
- a CDS encoding Glu/Leu/Phe/Val family dehydrogenase, whose protein sequence is MSSSYQSVSRYFEDAVDRMGLSANMQKLLLTPEREIKVQVAVERDNGEIATFIGFRMQHDSARGPMKGGLRFHHEVDADEVLALATLMTWKTAIVNIPYGGAKGGIAVNVRELSHGELERVTRKFVDEIHDMIGPHKDIPAPDMGTNAQVMAWIMNQYQKFHGFNPACVTGKPVELHGAEGREEATGRGVAQLTIATLEKRQLDPVGTTVALQGFGNVGSYAARFLAERGLKIVAVTDAFGGVTTSNGLDIDALCEHVARTGKVVDFADAESITNEELLASEVDVLIPAALGNVITAENVDDVRANIIIEAANNPTTPEADEILARREILVLPDVLANAGGVTVSYFEWVQNCQHFKWELSRVRKELDKIMLSAFEKVWEIAEAKHVSLRTAAYLLGIGRVGRATVLGGL
- a CDS encoding DUF1552 domain-containing protein; its protein translation is MKKSISRRHLLRGLGGAALALPWLESLASTQAAAEVPLRMVQFYVPIGVVRRGFFPGEANHVIPKGNLGNHMKSLGEQDPTFRTKPLTELTPTLEPLEKFKHKATLITGMDRTFQQGTDVHAQCASCFLSSAKPYTIQGSAWPLDRTLDHIVADHIGRTTPFRTLELSCNSHKDNKESIYFDNISWYGTGHVAPSLRDPRKVYQRLFSSRGDAQTRAITDLVLQDANDLKRDLGYADREKFTEYFDSIRTIETQMSRLEKMKSELAKVSIEEPPEAYLPRGEYIRLMGDLMVVALQTGLTNVATFMVGPERWDTPYMFEGLFDKPRSHHQMSHNQTKMIDDLLEVDKFHMQQYVYLLEKMDQVDQADGTSLLDNTLVTYGSGLGDGSTHQYNDLPIIVAGGGKRLKSGQHINMPEGTPLANLWLTQAQMLGLPIQEFADSTGTIEALIA